The following are from one region of the Fusarium keratoplasticum isolate Fu6.1 chromosome 4, whole genome shotgun sequence genome:
- a CDS encoding AA-permease domain-containing protein — MSGAINSTPPAYPAGDDKFSSEKEAGASPVLADDLNASSFHNGTKKDATHRKLKSRHIQLIGIGGTIGTALYVQIGKGLLNGGPASLFLAFTIWCTFILAITLCMAEMVTYLPISSPFIRFAGRYVDEAFGFAAGWNFFIFEAALVPFEVVACNLIIHFWSDIVPTAAIIVIVLVLYAAINLLAVHWYGETEFWAALGKVLLIVGLILFTFFVMVGANPDRDSFGFTYWKNPGAFKPLYYDGALGRWLGFLQCLIQASFTIAGPDYVSMAAGEAENPRQVMPRAFNAVFYRLTAFFVLGSLCVGILVPYDDKEMTDAFTNGKPGAAASPYVVAMNRLGIDVLPHIVNAMVLLSAFSAGNSYVYCASRSLYGLALEGKAPKFLTTCTRKGVPIYCVIFVLLIALLSFLQLSTNTAVVLDWFVSLVTASQLINFSCICVTYLCFRRALRAQGISRDTLPYKAWCMPFAAYYGLTGTFIMTFVGGYTVFLPFEGYWNVPDFLFSYTSVGLFPVMYVGWKLIHKTKIHKPHEVDLYKNLDEVREYEENYVPIPPKTMFERMLDKLFG, encoded by the exons ATGTCTGGCGCCATCAACTCAACGCCGCCGGCGTACCCTGCAGGAGACGACAAGTTCTCGAGCGAAAAGGAAGCTGGGGCTAGTCCTGTACTCGCCGATGACCTTAATGCTTCGTCGTTCCACAATGGAACCAAGAAAGATGCTACTCACCGAAAGCTCAAGTCGCGGCACATTCAGCTGATTGGTATCGGTGGAACCATTGGTACTGCCCTCTAT GTTCAAATCGGAAAAGGTCTCCTGAATGGTGGCCCGGCCAGCTTGTTCCTCGCCTTCACCATCTGGTGTACCTTTATCCTCGCCATTACTCTCTGCATGGCCGAAATGGTGACCTACCTTCCCATCTCGTCGCCGTTTATCCGATTCGCGGGTCGCTACGTCGACGAGGCCTTTGGATTTGCAGCGGGTTGGAACTTTTTCATCTTCGAAGCTGCCCTCGTACCCTTCGAAGTTGTGGCCTGTAACCTGATTATTCACTTTTGGAGTGACATTGTTCCGACCGCTGCTATCATTGTCATTGTCCTTGTTCTCTACGCGGCTATTAACCTGTTGGCTGTGCATTGGTATGGCGAGACAGAGTTCTGGGCAGCCCTCGGCAAGGTTCTGTTGATCGTTGGCCTGATCCTGTTCACTTTCTTCGTCATGGTGGGCGCCAACCCGGACAGGGACAGCTTTGGATTCACCTATTGGAAGAATCCTGGAGCGTTCAAACCGCTCTACTACGATGGAGCGTTGGGTCGTTGGCTGGGCTTCCTGCAGTGTCTCATCCAGGCCTCCTTCACCATCGCCGGCCCTGACTACGTCTCAATGGCAGCTGGAGAGGCAGAAAATCCCCGACAGGTCATGCCACGAGCCTTTAACGCCGTCTTCTACCGTCTCACGGCCTTCTTCGTTCTCGGTTCGCTTTGTGTTGGTATCCTGGTTCCTTACGACGATAAGGAGATGACCGACGCCTTTACGAACGGAAAgccaggagcagcagcttcgCCTTACGTGGTTGCCATGAACCGTCTTGGTATCGATGTGCTGCCTCACATTGTTAACGCTATGGTCCTGCTGAGTGCCTTTTCCGCCGGAAACTCTTACGTCTACTGCGCCTCGCGATCTCTTTACGGCCTCGCCCTCGAAGGAAAGGCCCCAAAGTTCCTAACCACCTGTACTCGGAAGGGTGTGCCGATCTACTGCGTCATTTTCGTCCTgctcatcgccctcctctCGTTCCTCCAGCTGTCCACCAACACGGCCGTGGTCCTGGACTGGTTCGTCTCGCTCGTCACGGCCTCGcagctcatcaacttctCATGCATTTGCGTGACATACCTGTGCTTCCGCCGTGCTTTGAGAGCCCAGGGTATCAGCCGAGACACGCTGCCCTACAAAGCGTGGTGTATGCCCTTTGCGGCGTACTATGGCCTCACGGGTACCTTTATCATGACATTCGTGGGAGGGTATACTGTGTTCTTGCCCTTTGAGGGATACTGGAACGTGCCCGACTTTCTGTTCTC GTACACATCTGTCGGTCTTTTCCCGGTGATGTACGTTGGCTGGAAGTTGATCCACAAGACCAAGATTCACAAGCCACACGAGGTTGATCTCTAcaagaacctcgacgagGTGCGAGAATATGAAGAGAACTATGTGCCGATACCGCCAAA GACCATGTTTGAGCGTATGCTGGATAAGCTCTTTGGTTAA
- a CDS encoding FAD-binding FR-type domain-containing protein codes for MDMDHMHHDPGLGMETNYAFARGYWYSIAGVVGALAVVRGINYLDARQRLKACRDPSVDHPTRPHGPLSQAWATATAIIREMGHPQYYIRLRGLQWATPLPLGRIWVLACYWAVIVYLMSWKVSKNDVYYWERIGYRNAWVTLTQFPLLYLLSTKVNVIGFLIGTSHERLNWLHRWVARTMFVTATVHGFHFWTMWVRAEFLDYALEIMPLVKYGLAAWAILLWNVVTGIVPIRRLSYEIWVAQHVLTSIIMLWLLHKHIPANARWLLWMSISFLVFDRAMRWILLLWQNVRIRSNGSACQGMKHLGHRVAARVVGPSTTVITIKDVHFEWKAGQHIYLWLPRLGPFEAHPYTIACAHKIEGTCCCNSIQLVVRAHNGFSKRIHQYATKNPSSELTGFVSGPYGVPPRWDIFETLVLIGASTGASFVVPILECVADAQKANCTRRVEVVLVARTSEEIQYYVERAEEAGRMVRAKGVTVSIHVAITGASKPIASPEPQSQSDSDEIQPTKTGCCCSAPSEKTPDEKACSSDSSATPDLMRQYTSRPDIEALIREPVEQAWGETGVVVCGGREIVARTRNCVSRLSDERAVHKGTGAQGIGLHVEEYSF; via the exons ATGGATATGGACCATATGCATCATGACCCCGGCCTGGGCATGGAGACAAATTATGCCTTTGCCCGGGGATACTGGTACTCCATCGCCGGCGTTGTCGGCGCTCTCGCTGTCGTCCGCGGCATCAACTATCTCGATGCTCGACAGAG ACTAAAAGCATGTCGCGACCCCTCAGTCGATCATCCTACCCGACCTCATGGCCCTCTTAGCCAGGCTTGGGCCACAGCAACCGCCATCATCCGCGAGATGGGCCATCCACAGTACTACATCCGCCTCCGCGGTCTCCAATGGGCTACACCACTTCCTCTTGGCCGAATATGGGTTCTTGCTTGCTACTGGGCTGTCATCGTCTACCTCATGAGCTGGAAGGTCTCCAAGAACGACGTATACTACTGGGAGCGCATCGGATATCGCAACGCCTGGGTAACTCTCACGCAGTTCCCGCTACTATACCTTCTCTCGACAAAAGTCAACGTCATCGGCTTCCTCATTGGCACCAGTCACGAAAGGCTCAACTGGCTGCATCGCTGGGTTGCGCGAACCATGTTTGTCACAGCGACGGTCCACGGCTTTCACTTCTGGACCATGTGGGTTCGCGCCGAGTTTCTCGACTACGCCCTTGAGATCATGCCTCTGGTCAAGTACGGACTCGCAGCTTGGGCGATACTACTCTGGAACGTTGTTACAGGCATCGTGCCTATTCGGAGGCTTTCATACGAGATTTGGGTTGCTCAGCATGTCCTgaccagcatcatcatgctGTGGTTGTTACACAAGCATATCCCTGCAAACGCCCGGTGGTTGCTATGGATGAGCATCTCGTTTCTTGTGTTTGACCGCGCCATGAGATGGATACTCTTACTTTGGCAGAATGTCCGCATTCGATCCAATGGGTCAGCTTGCCAGGGGATGAAGCATCTAGGACATCGGGTGGCTGCCCGGGTTGTTGGGCCTTCAACAACTGTCATCACGATCAAGGATGTTCACTTTGAGTGGAAAGCTGGCCAGCACATTTACCTCTGGCTTCCTCGCTTGGGACCATTTGAGGCCCATCCTTACACCATCGCTTGCGCACACAAGATAGAGGGCACATGCTGCTGCAACAGCATACAGCTGGTCGTCCGGGCGCATAACGGCTTCTCGAAACGAATTCACCAATACGCGACCAAGAATCCATCATCAGAGCTCACGGGCTTCGTGTCAGGGCCCTACGGTGTTCCTCCACGATGGGACATTTTCGAGACGCTGGTGCTCATCGGGGCATCAACCGGAGCGAGCTTTGTTGTTCCCATTCTTGAATGCGTGGCCGACGCACAAAAGGCCAATTGTACGCGAAGAGTAGAGGTCGTGTTGGTTGCCAGAACATCAGAGGAGATCCAGTATTACGTCGAGAGGGCCGAGGAAGCAGGGCGAATGGTGAGGGCCAAGGGCGTGACAGTGAGCATCCACGTTGCAATAACAGGAGCCAGTAAACCCATTGCTTCACCGGAGCCTCAAAGCCAAAGCGACTCGGACGAGATCCAGCCTACAAAGACaggctgttgctgcagcGCGCCGTCAGAAAAGACGCCCGACGAAAAGGCATGTTCCAGCGACTCCTCAGCAACGCCAGATCTCATGCGCCAATACACGAGTCGACCTGATATCGAGGCCCTGATCCGTGAACCCGTGGAGCAGGCCTGGGGCGAGACGGGGGTGGTTGTCTGCGGCGGGCGAGAGATTGTTGCACGGACGAGGAATTGCGTGAGCCGCTTAAGCGACGAGAGGGCGGTGCACAAGGGGACAGGGGCTCAGGGAATTGGATTGCATGTTGAAGAATACTCGTTCTAA